From Malaciobacter mytili LMG 24559:
TCAATGTTTGGAGGGCAAAATTTCCATGATTTTGCAAGAGGTCAAGCAGGCTCTGGAATTGATTTAGATGAAATATTAAGACAAATGTTTGGTCAAAGTGGAGGTTTTGCTGGAGGTTTTTCTAGTGCCTTTGGTCAAAATGGTTTTGGAAGTAGCGGTTTTGGTGGATATGAAGAACCCGACCTGGATATGAATGCACAAATTACTATTGCGTTTGATGTATCTATTTTAGGAGGGAAACAACATATATCTATTAATAATGAGTCTTTTGATATTAAAATTCCAGAAGGAATTAAAGATGGACAAAAAATTAGAGCAAAAGGTAAAGGAAAAGCTTTAGGTTCTAAAAGAGGTGATTTGATTATTAAAGTAAATGTTGCTTCTAGTCCTGAATATGAAAGAGAAGATGATACTTTAATCAAAACTTTTGATATTTCACTAAGAACTGCTTTATTTGGTGGAAAAGTTGAAATAAAAACTATTCATAAAACAATAACTTTAAAAGTTCCACAAAATACTAAACAAAATCAAAAGTTTAGAGTTAAAGAGCTTGGAGTTTTAAATAGAAGCACAAATATAAAAGGTGATCTTTATCTAAAAGCAAATATTGTATTACCTAAAATAGAAGAGTTAGATGAAGATTTAGTTGAGATGTTACAAGAAAAACTACCAAAGGATTAATATGAAAAATAATGCTTATAATGAGCCTGTTTATCTAATCTCAGCTGTAGCACAAATACTTAATATACATCCACAAACATTAAGACAATATGAAAGGGAGGGTTTAATTAAACCTTCTCGTACAAATGGTAAAATAAGATTATATTCACAAAAAGATATAGACCATATAAAATATGTATTAACCCTAACAAGAGAATTAGGAATAAATCTTGCAGGAGTTGATTTAATTTTAAGGCTTAATAATAAAATAGAAAAACTAGAAGAAGATATTGATAAGTATAAAAAAAGATTAAGAGAAGCTAATAGATTTGGGGTAGTTCCTGATTCAAAAGCCTTAGTAATTAAAAAAAGCTCTTATGATATTGTAATATTTGAAGAGTAAAACTACTCTTCATCTATTTTATAAGTGATATTGAACTACGTAGTCTCTCATTAAAGGTGGAATATCTAAATAGTTTTCATCATTTACTGATAAATTAACTTTAGTTGTCTCAGGTTTATTATCTTCTAAATCATCATTCATATCATTTTTAGACTCAAATCCTGTTGCTACAATAGTAATTTTAACTTCATCTTTTTCTAAAGTACTATCTGATGTTGTACCAAAAATAATCTCTGCATTTGAGTCAATATTATCATGAATTGAACCCA
This genomic window contains:
- a CDS encoding heat shock protein transcriptional repressor HspR → MKNNAYNEPVYLISAVAQILNIHPQTLRQYEREGLIKPSRTNGKIRLYSQKDIDHIKYVLTLTRELGINLAGVDLILRLNNKIEKLEEDIDKYKKRLREANRFGVVPDSKALVIKKSSYDIVIFEE
- a CDS encoding DnaJ C-terminal domain-containing protein; translation: MAKSLYETLEVSDKATMDEIKKAYRKLARKYHPDVNKDPQAEEKFKEINAAYEVLSDPKKKQQYDQYGDSMFGGQNFHDFARGQAGSGIDLDEILRQMFGQSGGFAGGFSSAFGQNGFGSSGFGGYEEPDLDMNAQITIAFDVSILGGKQHISINNESFDIKIPEGIKDGQKIRAKGKGKALGSKRGDLIIKVNVASSPEYEREDDTLIKTFDISLRTALFGGKVEIKTIHKTITLKVPQNTKQNQKFRVKELGVLNRSTNIKGDLYLKANIVLPKIEELDEDLVEMLQEKLPKD